GCCAGCAGGGTAGATTTACCACAGCCGTTTTTACCCACCAGGCCGACTTTCTGACCGGGGTTGATGGTGGCGGTGGCATTATCCAGCAGGACGCGCACGCCGCGACGAATTTGTAACGAGGAGAAAACAATCATAAGGCGCCGTATGTTCAGACTATGTTAACTTATCATTATGATAATGTAATGTATGGGCGAGCTGCCGCACCGGGCGCAATGGTAGCCCAAAACAGCGACTATACACAAAAACCATACCGGGAGGGGGATGATGTCTCAGCCAGCGAAAGTTTTGCTGCTGTATGCCCATCCGGAATCTCAGGACTCGGTGGCAAACCGGGTACTGCTTAAACCGGCCACGCAGCTCAGCAATGTTACCGTGCACGACCTTTATGCGCACTATCCCGATTTTTTTATTGATATCCCCCGTGAGCAGGCATTACTTCGCGAGCACGAGGTGATTGTCTTTCAGCACCCTCTTTATACCTATAGCTGCCCGGCGCTACTGAAAGAGTGGCTGGACCGGGTATTAAGCCGTGGTTTTGCCAGCGGGCCGGGAGGAAACCAACTGGCGGGAAAGTACTGGCGTAGCGTGATTACCACCGGCGAGCCGGAAAGTGCTTACCGTTATGACGCATTGAATCGCTACCCGATGAGCGATGTTCTGCGCCCCTTTGAGCTGGCGGCGGGCATGTGCCGGATGCATTGGTTAAGTCCCATCATTATTTACTGGGCGAGACGGCAAAGCGCACAGGAGCTGGCAAGTCACGCCAGAGCCTACG
The nucleotide sequence above comes from Escherichia coli. Encoded proteins:
- the kefG gene encoding glutathione-regulated potassium-efflux system ancillary protein KefG, giving the protein MSQPAKVLLLYAHPESQDSVANRVLLKPATQLSNVTVHDLYAHYPDFFIDIPREQALLREHEVIVFQHPLYTYSCPALLKEWLDRVLSRGFASGPGGNQLAGKYWRSVITTGEPESAYRYDALNRYPMSDVLRPFELAAGMCRMHWLSPIIIYWARRQSAQELASHARAYGDWLANPLSPGGR